A window from Hymenobacter volaticus encodes these proteins:
- a CDS encoding SusC/RagA family TonB-linked outer membrane protein: MLFLSSAAFAQSQSVSGIVTDDQGLPLPGATVVVKGTTVGASTDAQGAYTVSAAPNAVLLVTFIGYLTQEVPVEGKTKLNLRLAPDAKQLNEVVVTALGIKREQKALGYATQTVSGEALVEARPNNFAQALSGKVAGLNLVSTGSGPVNSTRISLRGDNSLNPNGNNALVVLDGVPMNSGLTSSLPSGSGAYGAGSGNDVPVDFGNGIADINPDDIASITVLKGASATALYGSRAANGALIITTKAGARKKKGLGVTVNSNSSINTVLKWPDYQYEYGQGTGRALNAAGEMYYSYGASADGASTGGTSSAFGPKFNGQMYYQYDPATQAQSAERLPWVPYKDNIKGFYKTGSTFTNSVSLEGGNETSSARASITHSKNEWIMPNTGYERITGALSVNHTVASKLKLAGKVNFTNRTSDNLPATGYNNQSLSYFMIFQNPNVPLDAYRTIWKNGLDQIDQVHPFSSFIDNPYLIAHEMINSSTTRTTVGNISATYDFTKNLSLLVRSGLAMTQERREMRRPYSTANFQKGYYKQQDISNYEVNTDFLLTYHQQFNTHFDVRASVGGNAMRRRNRSTDASVRDLVIPGVYKLANGLSSPLLGLSTYEKDINSNYALATFSYDDKIFVDLTGRNDWSSSLPVENLPFSYPSVSTSLILNELLPMPASISLAKLRLSAAKVGNDTDPYGNNKYYNRSDFAGAGSVATTLYNKNLKPEQTVSYEAGLEYLMFQGRFGADLTVYQNTTKNQILEVPIDPTTGYSRALLNAGAVRNRGVEVVLNTRPVDNNAFKWRNTITWSRNRNKVLSLAGGIEDQQVIGAGGTATILATVGGTTGDIWGYGFDYSPDGKIIYNKNGLPVQPANIKYIGRAYANWKGGFLNEVSYKNFRLSVLFDGQYGGIIYSQTHHKMSEQGKLKSTLPGREEGFIIGDGVVLNADGTYSPNETKVLPADFYAEYYRRANIESNSFDASYLKLREARIEFNLPAALLARTKALTGATIGLYGRDLAMWTKFPMFDPETAALNGGTILPGVEIGQLPSTRTMGVNITLQF; the protein is encoded by the coding sequence ATGCTTTTTTTAAGCAGTGCTGCCTTCGCACAATCCCAATCAGTTTCCGGCATTGTAACTGATGATCAAGGCCTGCCGCTACCCGGCGCTACGGTAGTAGTGAAGGGTACGACCGTAGGCGCGTCCACTGATGCGCAGGGAGCCTACACAGTTAGTGCCGCACCCAATGCGGTGCTGCTGGTAACCTTTATCGGGTACCTCACGCAGGAAGTACCGGTAGAAGGTAAAACCAAGCTCAATCTTCGGCTGGCCCCCGACGCCAAGCAGCTTAACGAAGTAGTAGTAACAGCTCTTGGTATCAAACGCGAGCAAAAGGCCCTCGGCTATGCCACCCAAACGGTAAGCGGAGAAGCACTGGTAGAAGCGCGGCCCAACAACTTCGCGCAGGCCCTATCGGGTAAGGTAGCGGGGCTAAACTTAGTTTCTACGGGCTCGGGACCGGTCAACTCCACGCGCATTTCCTTGCGAGGCGACAACTCCCTGAATCCCAACGGTAACAACGCTCTGGTCGTGCTCGACGGCGTGCCCATGAACAGCGGCCTAACCAGTTCTCTACCCAGTGGGAGCGGTGCCTATGGGGCCGGCTCCGGCAACGACGTGCCCGTAGACTTCGGCAACGGCATTGCCGACATCAACCCCGACGATATTGCCAGCATCACGGTGCTGAAAGGTGCCAGTGCTACGGCCCTCTACGGCAGCCGCGCCGCCAATGGAGCGCTTATTATTACCACCAAAGCCGGGGCGCGCAAGAAGAAAGGCTTGGGCGTAACGGTGAACAGCAACTCTAGCATCAATACGGTACTAAAGTGGCCTGACTATCAGTACGAGTACGGCCAGGGTACGGGCCGCGCACTCAATGCAGCCGGCGAAATGTACTACTCTTATGGTGCTTCCGCCGACGGGGCTAGTACGGGCGGTACCAGCAGCGCCTTCGGGCCGAAGTTCAACGGGCAGATGTATTACCAGTACGACCCCGCTACGCAGGCACAATCAGCGGAACGGTTGCCGTGGGTGCCCTACAAAGACAACATCAAGGGCTTCTACAAAACCGGCTCCACGTTCACTAATAGCGTGTCACTGGAAGGGGGCAACGAAACCAGTTCGGCGCGGGCATCCATTACGCACTCGAAAAACGAGTGGATCATGCCTAATACCGGCTACGAGCGGATAACGGGGGCGCTGAGCGTGAACCACACCGTGGCCTCGAAGCTGAAACTGGCGGGCAAAGTGAACTTCACCAACCGCACGAGCGACAATCTGCCGGCTACCGGCTACAACAACCAGTCGTTGTCGTACTTCATGATCTTCCAGAACCCCAACGTACCGCTCGACGCGTACCGCACCATCTGGAAAAACGGCTTGGACCAGATTGACCAGGTGCATCCGTTCAGCTCGTTTATCGACAATCCGTATTTGATTGCCCACGAGATGATTAACTCGTCGACTACGCGCACCACCGTGGGCAACATCTCGGCGACGTATGATTTCACGAAAAACTTAAGCTTGCTGGTGCGCTCGGGCCTGGCCATGACGCAGGAGCGGCGCGAGATGCGCCGGCCCTACAGCACGGCCAACTTCCAGAAAGGCTACTATAAGCAGCAAGATATCAGCAACTACGAAGTCAACACCGACTTCTTGCTGACCTACCACCAACAGTTTAATACGCACTTCGACGTGCGCGCTTCGGTGGGTGGCAATGCCATGCGCCGCCGCAACCGCAGCACCGACGCCTCGGTGCGCGACTTGGTAATTCCGGGCGTGTACAAGCTGGCCAACGGCCTGAGCAGCCCGTTGCTTGGCCTGAGCACCTACGAGAAAGACATCAACAGCAACTACGCCCTGGCTACCTTCTCCTACGACGACAAGATCTTCGTGGACTTGACTGGCCGCAACGATTGGTCGAGTTCGTTGCCGGTGGAAAACCTGCCGTTTTCGTACCCCTCGGTTAGCACCAGCCTCATCCTAAACGAGTTGCTACCCATGCCGGCTTCTATTTCGCTGGCAAAGCTTCGGCTGTCGGCCGCGAAAGTAGGCAACGATACTGACCCGTACGGCAACAACAAGTACTACAACCGCAGCGACTTTGCGGGAGCGGGCTCGGTAGCTACCACGCTCTACAATAAAAACTTGAAACCCGAGCAAACCGTCAGCTACGAAGCGGGGCTGGAATACCTGATGTTCCAGGGCCGCTTTGGCGCCGACCTGACGGTGTACCAGAACACCACGAAGAATCAGATTCTGGAAGTGCCCATCGACCCCACCACGGGCTATAGCCGCGCGCTGCTTAATGCAGGTGCCGTGCGCAACCGGGGTGTGGAAGTGGTGCTCAACACGCGGCCCGTCGACAACAACGCCTTCAAGTGGAGAAACACCATTACATGGTCGCGCAACCGCAATAAGGTGTTAAGCTTGGCCGGCGGCATCGAAGACCAGCAGGTGATTGGGGCGGGCGGCACGGCCACCATCTTGGCTACTGTAGGCGGCACTACCGGCGACATTTGGGGCTACGGCTTCGATTACTCGCCCGACGGCAAAATCATCTACAACAAAAATGGCCTACCCGTGCAGCCCGCCAATATCAAGTACATCGGGCGGGCCTACGCCAACTGGAAAGGTGGTTTCCTGAACGAGGTGTCGTACAAGAATTTCCGGTTGAGCGTGCTGTTTGATGGCCAATACGGCGGCATTATCTACTCGCAAACCCACCACAAGATGAGCGAGCAGGGCAAGCTAAAATCCACGTTGCCAGGCCGCGAAGAAGGCTTTATTATCGGCGACGGGGTGGTACTAAATGCTGACGGTACCTACTCGCCAAACGAGACGAAAGTCCTCCCAGCCGATTTCTATGCCGAGTACTACCGCCGCGCCAACATCGAGAGCAACTCGTTTGATGCTTCCTACCTGAAGCTGCGTGAAGCCCGCATTGAGTTCAACCTGCCCGCCGCGCTGCTAGCCCGCACCAAGGCACTGACCGGGGCTACCATCGGCCTCTACGGCCGCGACCTAGCCATGTGGACCAAGTTTCCCATGTTCGATCCGGAAACGGCGGCCCTCAACGGCGGCACCATCCTGCCCGGCGTGGAAATCGGCCAGCTTCCTTCCACCCGCACCATGGGCGTGAATATCACGCTGCAATTCTAG
- a CDS encoding TPM domain-containing protein, translating into MMQPLPVLYRAWFRPLLLALLLLAVQLGALAQDVPPRPSPPRLVNDLAGMMQPDEVAALEQKLVNYNDSTSSQIAIVTIPTLGDNEIADYAQKLYETWGIGQKGNNNGVLLLIARQEQKARIQTGYGLEGAIPDALAKRIISNTIVPAFREEQYYQGLDRATDQLIALAKGEYKADQTTRTRQRSNDDSGSGWTFWVIIGALILFMLLRSRGGGGGRGGRGGFGGGMMVPPIIFGDFSGGRGVFGGGGGFGGGGGGGFGGFGGGSSGGGGASGDW; encoded by the coding sequence ATGATGCAGCCTCTCCCTGTTTTGTATCGGGCGTGGTTCCGGCCGCTGCTGCTAGCGCTTTTGCTGCTGGCTGTGCAGTTGGGGGCCCTGGCGCAGGATGTACCTCCGCGCCCTTCACCTCCACGCCTCGTTAACGACTTGGCGGGCATGATGCAGCCCGACGAAGTGGCGGCGCTGGAACAGAAGCTCGTTAATTACAACGACTCCACTTCCTCGCAGATTGCCATCGTGACCATACCCACGCTCGGCGACAACGAAATTGCCGATTATGCTCAGAAGCTTTACGAAACCTGGGGTATTGGACAAAAGGGCAACAATAATGGAGTACTGCTGCTCATTGCTCGCCAAGAGCAAAAAGCACGCATCCAAACCGGTTACGGGCTCGAAGGGGCCATCCCCGACGCGTTGGCCAAGCGCATCATTTCCAACACGATAGTTCCGGCCTTCCGCGAAGAGCAATATTACCAAGGACTCGACCGAGCCACCGACCAGCTTATTGCGCTGGCCAAAGGCGAATACAAAGCCGACCAAACCACCCGTACCCGCCAACGCAGCAACGACGATAGCGGCTCGGGCTGGACCTTCTGGGTGATAATCGGCGCGCTGATTCTATTTATGCTACTCCGCTCACGTGGGGGAGGTGGCGGCCGAGGTGGCCGCGGTGGTTTCGGCGGCGGCATGATGGTACCACCTATCATCTTCGGTGACTTCTCGGGTGGCCGCGGCGTATTTGGGGGCGGCGGTGGCTTTGGAGGAGGTGGCGGCGGCGGCTTCGGCGGTTTCGGCGGAGGCAGCTCCGGCGGCGGCGGCGCCAGCGGCGACTGGTAA
- a CDS encoding TPM domain-containing protein: MTNPLTPEQEAALVAAIQQAEVTTSGEIRVHLEDTCPTPEPLDRAAQVFAELNMHRTAQRNGVLFYLAWKSRQFAVIGDAGINSAVPDDFWETTKETVLSQFRTEKYAAGLEHGIRMVGEQLKRYFPYNSVTDKNELDDSISFGGGPPQSPRV; the protein is encoded by the coding sequence ATGACCAACCCTCTCACTCCCGAGCAGGAAGCCGCTTTGGTTGCTGCTATTCAGCAGGCTGAAGTCACGACTTCCGGTGAAATCCGGGTGCATTTAGAAGATACCTGCCCAACGCCGGAGCCTCTTGATCGGGCCGCTCAGGTATTTGCAGAGTTGAACATGCACCGCACCGCCCAACGCAATGGGGTACTGTTTTACCTGGCCTGGAAAAGCCGTCAGTTCGCCGTCATTGGCGACGCCGGTATCAACTCGGCGGTGCCCGACGATTTCTGGGAAACCACCAAGGAAACCGTATTGAGTCAGTTTCGCACTGAAAAATATGCGGCGGGGCTTGAGCATGGCATTCGGATGGTAGGCGAGCAATTGAAACGTTATTTCCCTTACAATTCCGTGACCGACAAAAACGAACTCGACGATTCCATTTCATTTGGCGGCGGTCCGCCGCAGTCCCCCCGCGTATGA
- a CDS encoding LemA family protein, with product MKRFLLYFAGLVILLSQSSCGYNGMVGRDQAVKAQWANVQSAYQRRADLIPNLVNTVKGAANFEKGTLEAVVQARANATGVNISADQLTPENLQKFQAAQSQLSSGLGRLLAVSENYPELKANANFQELQAQIEGTENRINVERNKFNTVTNDYNGFVKSFPNNLFAGMFGFAEKPYFEADPASQKAPTVQF from the coding sequence ATGAAACGTTTCCTTCTCTACTTCGCCGGTCTGGTGATTCTTCTCTCGCAGTCGTCGTGCGGTTACAATGGCATGGTCGGCCGCGACCAAGCCGTGAAAGCACAATGGGCTAACGTGCAAAGTGCCTATCAGCGCCGTGCCGACCTGATTCCGAACCTAGTAAACACCGTGAAAGGTGCTGCTAACTTTGAAAAAGGCACCCTCGAAGCCGTAGTCCAGGCCCGCGCCAATGCTACCGGCGTTAATATTTCGGCCGACCAGCTCACCCCTGAAAACCTGCAAAAATTCCAGGCCGCGCAAAGCCAACTGAGCAGTGGCTTGGGTCGGTTGTTGGCCGTGTCGGAAAATTATCCGGAGCTCAAAGCCAACGCCAACTTCCAGGAGTTGCAAGCGCAGATAGAAGGCACCGAGAACCGCATCAACGTGGAACGCAACAAGTTCAATACCGTCACCAACGACTATAACGGCTTTGTGAAGTCGTTTCCAAACAACCTATTTGCCGGCATGTTCGGCTTTGCCGAGAAACCGTATTTCGAGGCTGATCCAGCTTCGCAGAAAGCCCCAACGGTTCAGTTTTAA
- a CDS encoding sugar phosphate nucleotidyltransferase, with translation MKAIIPVAGIGSRLRPHTHTQPKSLVPVAGNTILGHIIDRLSAAGVQEFVFIIGYLGEKIESYVRRSYPQIRSSFVVQEPREGIAHALWLARDTFRHQEDGILILLGDTIVDVDLPAMMQTSGNVLAVKEVKTPSMFGLVETALNGRVTKVVEKPRIPKSNYALVGLYKIANPDWLAKALEQLIDRDQRTHGEFQLTDALMLMIQEGAEMTTTSVDNWFDCGRKDSLLEANARLLNRPEFLDRRDYPQFPDTIIIPPVSIGKDCEICNSIIGPNVAIGDRTIVKNTILSESIIGSYSELRSAVMHDCIVGSDASFKGMRHSLNIGDNTEIDYS, from the coding sequence ATGAAAGCCATTATTCCCGTCGCGGGCATTGGGTCGCGCCTACGTCCGCACACGCACACCCAGCCGAAATCACTCGTGCCGGTGGCCGGCAACACCATCTTGGGGCACATCATCGACCGGCTCAGTGCGGCAGGTGTCCAAGAATTTGTATTCATCATTGGTTACTTGGGCGAGAAGATAGAAAGCTATGTCCGACGCAGCTATCCGCAGATCCGCAGCTCGTTTGTGGTGCAGGAGCCTCGCGAAGGCATTGCCCACGCCTTGTGGCTGGCCCGCGACACGTTCCGCCACCAAGAAGACGGTATCCTGATCCTGCTCGGCGATACCATAGTAGATGTAGACCTGCCGGCTATGATGCAGACGTCCGGCAATGTGCTGGCCGTGAAGGAAGTAAAGACGCCTTCGATGTTCGGCCTGGTGGAAACTGCACTAAACGGCCGCGTCACGAAAGTGGTGGAGAAGCCGCGCATTCCGAAGTCTAACTACGCCTTGGTTGGTCTCTACAAGATTGCCAATCCTGACTGGTTGGCCAAGGCCTTAGAGCAACTCATTGACCGGGACCAGCGCACGCACGGCGAGTTTCAGCTCACCGATGCGCTCATGCTCATGATCCAGGAAGGCGCCGAAATGACCACTACATCAGTTGACAACTGGTTTGACTGCGGCCGCAAAGATTCGTTGCTTGAAGCCAATGCCCGTTTGCTCAACCGCCCCGAGTTTCTGGACCGCCGCGACTACCCTCAGTTCCCAGATACTATCATCATTCCGCCCGTCAGCATCGGAAAAGATTGTGAAATCTGTAACTCCATTATCGGACCCAATGTGGCAATCGGCGACCGGACCATCGTCAAGAATACTATTTTGAGCGAGTCCATTATCGGCTCATACAGCGAATTGCGTTCCGCCGTCATGCACGATTGTATTGTGGGCTCGGATGCTTCCTTTAAGGGAATGCGCCACAGCCTCAACATCGGCGACAACACCGAAATCGACTACAGCTAG